In Candidatus Poribacteria bacterium, one DNA window encodes the following:
- a CDS encoding M28 family peptidase, whose product MARDITPDRIKQVDPEQLRRNLFYLSKTPLPYRKLNYTIPGHATNTLYEADDFIQRNLESWGYPVEKEGVQVQPFGCDTSKPKAHQYASPASDALWYTAYNLYAKKQGSVYPEEIILFLSHKDSQSWVDSPGAYDNAAGTVGTMEIARVLKDYPSQRSIWFLFCNEEHKPWTSVTAAQNAKARGDNLVAIFNLDSLGGKSQTDIDAGRRTNVTLYTKPEGERFADLMADVNKIYDIGLIQEKFQRQSPGDDDGSYINAGYPIAVANLGSFPYVDPNYHRETDIPEYVDIPNVCMGLRVDRGEI is encoded by the coding sequence ATGGCACGAGACATTACTCCAGACCGGATCAAGCAAGTTGACCCAGAGCAGTTAAGGCGCAATCTGTTCTATCTGTCGAAAACACCCCTGCCCTATCGGAAGTTGAATTATACTATCCCCGGTCACGCTACGAACACTTTGTATGAAGCCGACGATTTTATCCAACGAAACCTAGAATCGTGGGGATATCCGGTGGAGAAGGAAGGTGTTCAAGTCCAACCATTTGGGTGCGATACATCTAAGCCAAAAGCACACCAATACGCTTCGCCGGCTTCTGATGCACTCTGGTATACCGCCTACAACCTTTATGCGAAAAAGCAGGGCTCCGTTTATCCCGAAGAGATTATCCTGTTCCTTTCGCATAAGGATTCCCAAAGCTGGGTGGATTCCCCTGGGGCTTATGACAACGCCGCTGGTACGGTGGGAACGATGGAAATAGCACGTGTTCTGAAAGATTACCCTTCTCAACGGTCCATCTGGTTTCTGTTCTGTAATGAAGAACATAAGCCATGGACCAGTGTGACAGCGGCGCAAAACGCGAAAGCGCGAGGAGATAACCTGGTTGCTATCTTCAATCTGGATTCTCTAGGAGGCAAGTCGCAGACGGATATTGATGCGGGACGCCGGACAAACGTAACCCTCTACACGAAACCTGAAGGTGAGCGTTTTGCCGATCTGATGGCTGATGTGAACAAAATTTACGACATCGGATTAATACAAGAAAAGTTTCAGCGACAATCCCCAGGCGATGATGACGGCTCTTACATCAACGCGGGCTATCCGATAGCGGTGGCAAATCTGGGTTCATTCCCTTACGTTGATCCAAATTACCACAGAGAAACAGACATCCCTGAATACGTCGATATCCCCAATGTGTGCATGGGATTGAGGGTAGACCGCGGCGAAATATAA